The genomic DNA TCCACCTAATCACCAAACTGCTTTTCCATAATTCCATTACAATAATCCTCATTGCGTTGCTTTTCAAGTTTATTTTAGCATTTAAGAGAGGGAAGTATCCAAGCTACTGGTTGGAATATGAAGCAGACGCATCCCTTAGGCAATCAACTGCCTTGTCTCTAACTAAGAACCCTTAGGGAACCTGATCACTGTGCCAGCTATACTACATCACAGATCATAATAAGAGAGTAGAACATTACCGGTCCACTTTTGCCCCTGGCTTTATTGACGATGAGCTCATAAAAACTGTGTTGCTGAAATACCCAAATCAAGAGAACAGGAAGTCAACCAGCATGTTACTTGAGCAAATAAATTTATGGCAATGAACAACCAAAAACTTCATCAAGTATCTTACATGTGGAATGATCAGATCTTCCTTCACGTAAAGCAGATTCTCAACAGAAGTTGTACGGATTTCTCGAAATTCTGGAGCAAGCTGCTGCTGGATAGCACGAAGAAATTCACCAATTGTATCACCTTTCCGCACCTGGATAAATCAAAGTCAAGGAATATCACTCCAAGGCCAGGATAAAATTATGCATTTGACTAAGTAAAAACAGAAAAGCTATGAAAACAGCGTTTAAGCAAAACTGCTTGCCTGGATAACTCGCCTATGACCTGCTCCATCCCAGTAACTATATGTGATTTCCAGGGGTTCATCTATAAAAGACAGCAAATTACTTTAGAAAGGAACATTCCTGCAAATTCATATGTTTGTGAGAGAAGATTGGGAATGAAAATTACTCCGAATCTGCTCTTGCTCAAGAAGCCACTGCTTTCGCAGCCTTTCACGCTCTGCTTGCTCCTCTGCCTCCCGCTCACTGAAAGATTAACCTCAGCGCCTCTAAGCTCAAGTGTTAGAATGAAGTTCAACTCCTAAAAGTACATCCAACATGCAAGCACAGATGCAAGTGAAGAgtgagggagggagggagagagcaCCTGTCTGGAAGAAAGCTAGTCTCCACCGTGGGATCTTTGCTGAGTTTAGATTGGCCAAGCCTCTTTGGTTCCACGGTTTCTGTAAGAACAATACCATCCTTTTAAGCTCCTCCACTTTATGGCACAATTTTACCAGGAAAAAGAATATTTCATAGAAAGTGAAACAGGGTAAAGAAAGAACAGATGTTATTCCCACCTTCCTCTTCACTCTGGTCATCTATATCATCCACAAAGGATAACCGAGAGTTTccctttattttccttttcttaagCTTTTGTAACTGAAGCTCCTCCTCTCTGAAGTGATATAACGAAAGACAGAATGGACAGCCGTTAATCTACAAAGATATAGCAAAGCAAGCATGCGTGGCTTTAAATACCATTAACAGCAAAAAGGTCCAAAACTCACTCTTGTTGTAGCTTTTGAAgcttctccttttcttcctcctcGATTTTGTTGCGGATATTCACCCTCtgcaaaagaaaatcaatttttaatggaaacTCATGGTTGATTAAATGATTGatcaaattaaatgatatAAAGGAGTTGACTGAGGCATTGTCACAAGACTCAAGTTCAAGAGCCATCACTATAATCTAACGTGGGGCGGTGCCCAATGAATTCGGCGAGACAACAATTTACTTGGTTTCATGGGCTTGCATAATGTACATCAATGCCCAGTTAAGGAGTCCCTTCCTGATAAACACCAACTCTAAAGAAACGAAATAAACAACCTATATAAACAGAGGCAGGTCAATTACCTTCTCAACGTACTGCTCTCTCGTAACCAGACCGATCGTTTCCTTCTTGAAAGCAGTCTCAAGAATCTGAAACTCCAATACAGCAGAAGTAGGTTAACAAAAGATGCTCAATGCAGCACCATACAAAAAACGCAAAAGGGGCAAATTATATGGTCACTTCACATCCCGAACTTGACATTAAGTCAAAACTGCCAGAGCTACCTTACCCTCTTAGTTACATCACATATGCAGTCCAAATACACCAACACAAATGTACTTTTACCGCAGTCTAACTACAAAAACATCTGATCCTACCAATGCCGAGCATGAGACAATCTACAAACGGGACATAAGATAACCTATCCCAAGGTTAACCCATTCAACAGCACAGCCGTGAATAACTGTAACTTTCAACCGAGTCCCCGCAATGTCCATCTTCCGAATACTGCAGAATCGTTCCCATAGTGGTCAGCAAAAATCACCAGGAACCGAGGGTCTACACTACTATATCATCTATAGGCAGACCAATTGCTTGAAAAATGTCGAATTTTCGCCATATATCGCAACAATAGAATATAAAATTCATCTTGGAGAGTCCAACAGAGGAGAAGCAGTTGGCAGCAAAGCTAGAAAAGTAAGGAAACCCTAGAGGTTCGACTATTGAAAATCAGCTGAAAGTATTCCTAAAAGATTGAGATGCCGAGGGAAAAACCAATCATACCTCGGAGGTGCTCGAGCCGAACTGAAGGAGGCCGGGCTGGCCCTTGTCGGAGGCGGACTTAGTCTTGAGCTCCTGTATCTTCCGGCGCTCGGCCTCCCTCTGCTTCTCGAGCCGCCTGATCCTCACGGCGTCCTGGGCCGTGCCCACGTACCCGTCTCCCATTCCCGACATCTTCGCTCACCTCCAGCACGCCCCTCTCCAGCGGATTCAGctctgctcttcttcttccgatTCGGTCGAAACTGCCGGGTGCTTCAGCCTGCTTCGAGCTTCAACCGCCATGGAAATGAAAACTTTGGAGCTGTTTTCATACGACGTGAGAAGTATGGGCTTGAGCCGTTTGGGCTTGGGCCAGGCCTCTTCTGACCGAACCGGAAACTTCGCTCGGCCCAATGAAGTACCTCCATAATTGTTTAGCCAATTTAGTCCCCAATGTTTGGACAACTTTCCGACTAAGATCCCTACATGACGAGGTTGATGGCGAGGCACGTTTTCGCGGGGTTTGCCGATCCCAGGGTGTACTTTAGATCGAACAAGATCTCTTAGAGAGGAAACTCCAACCAAGGCGGATCTCGCTTTTATCATGTTGTGATAGATAATCCTACATAATACAATCCGGAAGAGATTATTTTTTCGCCATATACGAGATACAAGCACCAAATGTAGTGTACTATTTCAGTTTCAAGTACCATTGCACATCGTGcccacaaatatatatttacatttatGTAAGAAGCTCATCACAATCAAAGTCGCAATTCTCCAATTTTGCTAGTGTTAAAATGTTAGGCTTTGGCGGGGTTTCAAACGCCACCAAACTCctctctttaaaaaaaaacaagaaaaaaaccaCCATCCAAACAAGGCAACAACGATCAAGTCATTACCAAAGATGTGACTCAGTGTGTGTTTgaacttaaaattaagtgtTGAATTTTAAGGTATTTAATGGATTAAGTGCTTAATGAATCAACTAAAATTTGTTTGATAAGACAAATGTTACTTATTAAATGATACTTACGAATTGAGCAAACCAATCTATGTTTAGCATCATTTGATCGCTTCGTTTAGCATCAATGTTAAAGCATTGAATGAAGTAGTTGTATTATGATTAAAGTTACACTGTTAACACAAGGCATAATCTCATATGAAATCAGTAGAATCGAAACGTGAGAGCGGTTAATTGGTACTTATTCGATAAACGTTCTCACTTGAGGGCAATttagagtgtgtttggattgagagttgagttgagttgagttttgattttaattgatttgtaatggttatattgttgaattatgagaaaaagtgtgaaaaagtaataaataattgagagaaaataatgattaagtaatgattgtattgttcaattgtgaaaaagtaatgaatagtagagagaatttaatattaaaaattgaattgaatggtaaaaaatatttaaaaaataaaaaagtaatgattgtgatgttgaattgaaaataagtgaagttgagttaagttgagttaaacattgtttataaaacaaacacaccagTACGTGCATGTCAACAAATTTCCACTCATCCTCAGACAAGTATCTCTCATCTGCAGCTCCTACCGTCCGCCTTAGTAGGTTGAATAAAAGCGACATACTATTAGAGGTACTGTCATCATCATTTTGAGGGACTCGTCTCCTTTGAGTATGCACATCCTCTTTGAAGTAATATGAGCATTTTGTTATCTTGCGACTTAGATATGCCTCGTATATTGACCATTCTACGCAAGTTTTCTGCTCAATAGTCCGCTTGATTTTGCCAAGGTACTTTGTGAGTGTGATATTTTATGTACTCCATAACTATAGCATTTGAAATTCCCATGGCCAACTGAACATATTATCATGTAAATTACCTTTCAAATGGATACATCCATCTATATTGCATGGGCCCCCCGTAGTGTGCCTCCTCTACCAAATGAATCAGTAAATGCTCCATCACATCAAAGAATGATGGAGGGAAAATCATCTCCAGCTTGCACAGGATGATGGGGATGTTCTTCTCCATAATGTTCAAGTCCTCATGCCTTAGAGTCGTGGAGCATAAGTCTTTCAAATAACTTGTTGAGCTCAGGCAAATGTCTCCAGATGTGATCTGGTAACTCTTTGAAGGTGATCGGCATCAATTGTCTCATAAAAATGTGATCGTCATGACTCTTCTACCGGCGGAGCTTAGCTGAGACGACATTCACAAGCCTTGATATGGTCGAGGAAGACCCATCGGGATTCCTGAGGTTGCTGACCCAttcacaaatttttatttttatttttgcttcGGCATTAACAACTTCCAATCAAGTCTTAATATAAGATGTAGCTCAAGATAATGACATAAGTCCTTAAGTCCTTTCAGGCATTTACATTATCCTTTGCCTTGTCCTTGATGTCTATCATCGTATTGAAGATATTACCGAAGACATTCTTCTCAATATGCATGACATCTAAATTATGTCGACTCAAGTGATCTTTTCAACACGGCAACTCCCAAAATTTGCTctggtttgtgaaattatgATTATAGACGTTCCCACTTTGGTCACTTTCAGCACATTGCGATTAACCCCGTTGAATATCTATTAGCTACTAACTTTTGGAGGTGGCAATTATGTTAGGAATTAGTATATGCcttagaggcaatctatcatcagttccgtaatatgacatatatttcattatattacgaggcatttctgttattgtgtagattgcgctaaatatgattttacacaataatgtccttagaatagtaggttcaataggcatcaagtgtgacttaaTTGTGatatcctataattactgaacattattcctaaatgttcctagtcaaagtattatcgttaattaggacaacgataatacggttagactagtatggatgttgattgatgaccaagtctcacaggtcatggatatggagatatcaagtcacaccacatgtatatattaagagtaatgtgtattagactgacccgccatgagattgctatatgggttgttacgtaactgtcattagcatatcttaaagtgactatagtgtaatggtcctttgacttgaggtcaccatggattcctacatgtaatatcatatactttgataatGTCAAACGTCACCGTAACAggttggttataaagacagttattgggtataccacagagcatggagaggaatgtgagtgaccaagataggatttgtccctcctacataacgggagtgatatctcacggccacttggtggttaagtctaaaagtgtatgcatacccaaatgagtcgatatagcgatatcgaactcatttgttctaatagacttacccggtaaaccaagaaagagagatattgagccatacaaagATGTCATCGATCATGTCTTgagctcaatagagatatagaggacaagggattatattacacggtaacgtaggtcacaaggttcgtcgagaaattgactttccgattacttgagtaatagtGATGCTTTgttagatgccgctcactgtttgtaatattgaaatagagatttcgatattactgtcaacgtaattaggaacctacagggtcacacactacgactaaattgacgagatattttgaaacaataaaatcgtctaatagagattagacgatttaaggtgcgaccgattaatcggatatttaatgagattaaatttatcgattaattagacccgatttattagatttaatggtgtgctaagtggttattttcTATGGAACCATTTGGAGCCCATTATGTGAAGACACATGGACTAATTATTTTATAGCCACTCAACATAATTATATGGCTTACATGTGGCTATCCACATGTCATGTGGAAACCCAAAATTGGGCAATCCCACATTGGTGGGAGAAACAAAATTCTCCCCACCAaaagcttatatatatgtaaatgtatatgacttaaattaattaagatacaaatgcatatttatatatgtatgcatgtgtgaaagtatatataatttgagttgaattgttcaattcaaattaggtccattagtctaataaatttcaggtgttgcatcggtgtttccTTTGAgtattggccgctagcaccgccgatttcgaagactcgtcgacaaagtcggtgtggacaccggtagaggcgtcacgcatGGGACGCTCAGTcaacaattataaatattctaagtacgcttttatttactcttattattctagtaggtcttggaattagtttcacgggtatgaaattttgaatttttgttcctttttcgcttccgttggctccgtgaaactagcaattggtatcagagactagctagttagaatctgagtagataatagcataaaatatgattttatgcttggtactgatATGATtgtgtttgatatttgcgatgcatgactgttagacatggactaggtcctagttgtgttagtataatagttatacgtgtggagtattatgtaatggttacataatagtgtatggtgagatcgattaaatgttaataaaatccctcaaaatattaagtcaaTATCCTTCCACGTGTAActctcgtcaagaccaagatcgatgattgtgtagaccttgccttcgcaggatgccaTCATCTgtcctagtaagacgtggtgtttaccagtgagtcggacttaactgagcaagcctaataggattaagAGTTCAGAGgtatgtagttgggcatcgatctgcAAGTTTGAATAAGGaattattcacccaactaatcaagagttgcatgtgatgcaattgggaaagtgagtttcctacctaaatagccagttctgggtgaatcagtcctcgctgactcagagcttggtgagatatggatcttgaactactatgagaatgatattttgtgaatcaatggtgagggtcattgatttgatataaatagtgggagcaatatttaataaagtcctcattgaatattgttgtgtcataatacatattttgcatatttctgtggtagttaccatggtaggaagcacttctagtactttctgtttacgatccgtccttgataaggacaaactgtcagggagtAATTTTCtaggttggtatcgaaacttgagaattgttctcacaaaaaaaaagttatatgtcttagagcaacctcttcttgcgccaccacctgacgatgccccccaaactgagaaagatgcttatagtaagcatcatgatgatgtcGTAAACGttggatgtctcatgttagtcaccatggactcggagcttcagaagcaacacgagaacatgaaggtgtacgatatgatcgtgcatctcaggcagctctatcaagagcaggcccgacatgagagattcgagatttCTAAGGCACTCTTTcaagcaaggttgactgagggcagcccggtaggtcctcatgtactcgatatgattgggtacgttgagactctaggacgactgggatttcctctaggtcaagagttggccacataTTTAGTCTTACAATCACTGCCTaacagttatagtcagttcatcatgagctataatatgaatgactacaataaaccattgcctgaactgcttaacatgttgagaacagctgagcatgatatcagcaaggggaagtccattctaatggtccaggggaccaaaagaaaggacaagggcaagagtaaaggcaagagggctaaaggtgcatccattATGGGTgtgttgaagcctaaagccaaggtggtgAATGATGATTATTGCTTCCATAAGCGGAATTGCAAGGTATACttggaggagttgaagaagaagaaaggaagtgagacttccacttcaggtattcatgttatagagattaatgtatttactacttctacatcttgggtattagataccgggtgtggtgctcatatttgtgaaaatatgcaggacctaaggGACAATAtatcgttggcaaagggcgaggtggacctatgagttggaaatggagtaagagttgctgcattaactgtagggacttatcacctagttttgcctactgggctagtattagatcttaacgactgttattatgtacctgctattagtagaagaaatataatatatgtttcttgtttggacaagaagggattttgtttcactatcaagaacaagtgttgttccatgtacatgaatgatgtatattatggcagtgcacatttaagtaatggtttatatgtttttgatctagatacgcccgTTTATagtgtggaaaccaaacggctcaaatctaatgattcgaacccgacttacctctagcattgtcgtttaggccacaTTAGCGAGGGTCACATCTCTagattccataaggatggattattggattcgtttgatttagaatcgatcgagacgtgcgaaccttgcttaatggggaaaatgactaaggccccttttaccggaaagggtgagcgagctagtgatcatctggctctcatacataccgatgtatgtggaccagtaaacaagcttgctagaggtgggtatctctacttcattacatttactgatgatttcaatagatttggatatgtgtatttgatgaaacacaaatctaaatcctttgaaaagttcaaagaatttaataatGAAGTgaagaatcagttgggtaaaaGCATTAAaattcttcgatcagatcgaggaggtgaatactTGAGTTATGAGTTCGCtaactatcttaaacagtgtgggattttatctcaactgactccacctgaaacaccacagtggaatggtgtagctgagaggaggaatcgaactttattagatatggttcgatctttgatgagtcatgcaaacttacctgactccttttggggatatgctctacagacagctgctctcatattgaACAATgttccgtcgaaatcagttgaaaggacaccatatgaaatgtggtatgggaagcatcccaagatgtcttttctaaaaatatggggttgcgaagtttatgtgaagagattgtcttcagATAAGCTTGGCcataaatcggacaaatgttactttgttggggtatcctaaggaaactcgaggatactatttctataatctcatcgagggcaaagtgtttgttgctcgaactgcagtattccttgagaaagagtttctctccaaaggaactagtaggaggaaattagaacttggggaagttctatcacaaaatgacattgaccaatcgacgagtgatgttgcagaacaagtaccacaaggtgttgtggcacaatcttctgcacaggtaacacaggagcctcgttggtctagtaggatacgtcatgagcccgagagatatgaatttctcgtgactcaaaacaatgacgtattgctcatagataatgatgagcctacaacctatgcggaagccgtaataggccctgactctgagaaatggctggaggccatgagatctgagatggagttcatgtacactaaccaagtatggactttggttgatccacctgaaggggtaaagcccattgggtgtaaatgggtcttcaagaagaagactgacatggacggtaatgtgattacttttaagggccgacttgtggcaaaaggtttcagacaagttcatggtgttgactatgacgaaactttttctccgatggctatgcttaaatccatcaggatcttgcttgcaattgcagcttattatgattatgagatctggcaaatggatgtcaaaactgctttcctgaacgggaagctcctcgagaatgtgtatatgacacaacctgagggttttgtcgatccacatagtgccggaaaggtttgtaagttacaacggtctatttatggactgaagcaagcttctaggagctggaatcttcgttttgatgatgcaatcaaag from Punica granatum isolate Tunisia-2019 chromosome 2, ASM765513v2, whole genome shotgun sequence includes the following:
- the LOC116198082 gene encoding protein XAP5 CIRCADIAN TIMEKEEPER, which produces MSGMGDGYVGTAQDAVRIRRLEKQREAERRKIQELKTKSASDKGQPGLLQFGSSTSEILETAFKKETIGLVTREQYVEKRVNIRNKIEEEEKEKLQKLQQEEEELQLQKLKKRKIKGNSRLSFVDDIDDQSEEEETVEPKRLGQSKLSKDPTVETSFLPDSEREAEEQAERERLRKQWLLEQEQIRNEPLEITYSYWDGAGHRRVIQVRKGDTIGEFLRAIQQQLAPEFREIRTTSVENLLYVKEDLIIPHQHSFYELIVNKARGKSGPLFHFDVHEDVRTIADATIEKDESHAGKVVERHWYEKNKHIFPASRWEIYDPTKKWERYTIHGD